GTCCTTTGTCAACGTAGTCGCGAACCAGCGCCAAAAAGATGGAACCGGCCACGCCCTTGATCAGGTAGCCCCCATCGAGAAAGACGCTGTCGTTCTCCGCGTAGTGACGCACGGTCACTGCCCGGCCCCGCGCCGGGGATGGCGAGGGTTCGGGCTCAACGGGGTCCTCGCTGGTTTCATGGCTGTGCTGGAGCACACGCATCGCCGCCCCCAGTTGCCCCGCCAGCGCAACCAGGGCGTCCTCGTCGTCATAGCCGAAGCGCAGCTCCTGCGCGCTCTCGACATACAGCATGCCAACGAGCATGTGACAGGCCATGATCGGTACGGCCAGCTGGCTGCATGACGCGGGAAGTCCGGGCAGCGGGATCTCGGTTTCGATTCCCCTCACACCACTTTTCTCGAGGCCGCTGCGAATCGCCCGCCCATAGCTGTACTCGGCTGCAAAATGCCCGATCCTGATTGGCGTGCGTTCGCGGGCAGCAACGCCGATGATGCCGTCGCCGAGCGCGATTTCCGAGCCCACGCCCGAGCTCGGATACCCTCTGCTGGCAACCGTGTACAAGTGTCCGCCCCCTTCGTCCAGCATCAGCACCATCGCATGCTCGATGTCGAAATGACGTGCAAGCCCCGCCAGCAGACGCGACAGCAAACCCTCCAGATCGGCGGCACCGCAAAGCATCTCGGAGCACGCCCTCAAGGACGACAGCCTGTTGCGGTGAACCGGCGGCAGGACGACGACCTCGCCCGGCACCTTCTCGATATCGAGTACGCGATAGACATCCGAACCCAGCAGGCGGAAAACGCCGCTCATGCCGGTATGCGAAGCGATGCCGGCCAGCCTCACCTTCATGGTCTCGAACAGCGGACCACTGTCCTCGGTGCGCAGGTACTGCAGGCTCAGCCGATAGTGAGCCGCAGTGTGGGGGTCGATCACCGACACCCGCGCATAGGGAGACGCCAGAATATTGCGCCGCGTGGTGTTGAAAAACTGGTAGGACAAGGCGACATGCTCGCTGTCCACGAACTGAACCTGCGAAAGATAGGCGACGTTCGGCGTGCCGTCCGGCGCGCAGGTGGCGATATTGCCCGGGACGACACCTTCGAGGCAATC
This genomic interval from Parazoarcus communis contains the following:
- a CDS encoding GAF domain-containing protein, whose protein sequence is MVRLESIRDCLEGVVPGNIATCAPDGTPNVAYLSQVQFVDSEHVALSYQFFNTTRRNILASPYARVSVIDPHTAAHYRLSLQYLRTEDSGPLFETMKVRLAGIASHTGMSGVFRLLGSDVYRVLDIEKVPGEVVVLPPVHRNRLSSLRACSEMLCGAADLEGLLSRLLAGLARHFDIEHAMVLMLDEGGGHLYTVASRGYPSSGVGSEIALGDGIIGVAARERTPIRIGHFAAEYSYGRAIRSGLEKSGVRGIETEIPLPGLPASCSQLAVPIMACHMLVGMLYVESAQELRFGYDDEDALVALAGQLGAAMRVLQHSHETSEDPVEPEPSPSPARGRAVTVRHYAENDSVFLDGGYLIKGVAGSIFLALVRDYVDKGQTDFSNRELRLDPRIRLPEISDNLEARLILLARRLVEREAPVQIEKTGRGRFRLRVQRPLSLVQA